In the Brevundimonas mediterranea genome, GGTGGTGTAGGACAGGCGGTCGGCCGAACTCAGGGCCGTGGGGCGGGCGGAACCGGACGCGGCGCCGGACATTCCGTCAAAAGGCGTTTCCGCCAGGGCCGAGCCTGCGGCGGCCCAACCTGAAGCGGCGAGCGCAAAAACCAGCGTCGAGGCCAGACTAGCCCGGCGGAACATATTCATACGCGGCGGCCCCGTTGGCGTCACCCTGCCCGTTCTCGTCAGGCGGGGATCGTTTGGCGTTGGTCGTCAAACGACCAGCATGCCTTAAAGCGGCGCTAACCTCAACCTGAGCCGTCCAGTTTTGCTGCAAATGCGAGAAGATCGGCCCAGACCTGCCGTTTGGCCTGGGGCTGACGCAGCAGGAAGGCGGGGTGCAGGGTCGGCAGGGCGGGGGCGGACACGCCCCCTTCAGCCAGCCGCCATTCTCGCCACTGGCCGCGCATCTTCATGATCCCGTCTTCGGTCTGCAGCACCGACTTGGCCGCCGCCGCGCCCAGCAACAGGACCGCCTTGGGCTGCAGCAGGGCGAAGGCGCGTTCGACGAACGGGGCGCACACGGCCTGTTCCTGCGGGGTCGGGGTGCGATTGCCGGGCGGGCGCCAGAAGACGGTGTTGGTGATGAAGACCTTGTCGGTCAGGCCCGCCGCCGCCAGCATCCGGTCCAGCAGCTTGCCGGCCCGACCCACGAAGGGCTGGCCCAGCCGGTCCTCGTCCGCGCCGGGGCCTTCGCCGATGACCATGACGGGGGCGTTGGGATTGCCCCGCCCGAACACCGACTGGCTGGCCCCCATGCCGCGCAGGGGACAGCCCTCGAACGCCGCCACCGCCGCCGCCAGATCCTGCAGGGTCGAGGCCCCCGTCGCCAGACGCCGCGCCTCGGCCAGGGCGTCCTGGGCGCTGGGTCCGGCCAGGGGCATGACGACCGAGGCGGTGGCCTTCTGCACCGCCTTCAGGGCCGGGGGCGGGGCCAGATGGGTGTGATCGACCGGCGCATCGCCATAGCAGGCGTCCACGCCCGCATCCCGCCAGAAGGCGAGCAGGCTTTCGACTGCAGCTATGTCATGGGGTTGCGCGTTCATGTCTAAGGTACCGATAGGCCTTGACCGCCCTCGCGTCACCTTCCGATAAGCGGCATAACCATACGAACAAGCTGGATTTCAGGGGAAGACATGGCCGAAGAAGCCATCGAGGGCGGCGCAGAGAACGCCCGCCAGGAAGCGATCATCGACAATCTGCCGCCGCTGGAGGCGCTGCAGGGCGTCGAGCGCGAGGTGATGGAATACGACGTCGTCGTCGTCGGCGGCGGTCCCGCCGGCCTGTCGGCGGCCATCCGCCTGAAGCAGCGGGCGGAAAAGGACGGCAAGGAGATCACCGTCGCGGTGCTGGAAAAGGGCGCCGAGGTCGGCGGCCATATCCTGTCGGGCGCCGTGATCGATCCCAAGGCGCTGAACGAACTCTTCCCCGACTGGAAGGACCGTGGCGCGCCGCTGGAGACCCCCGTCACCAGAGACAAATTCCTTCTGCTGGGGCCGCAAGGGTCGGCGTCCCTGCCCATGCCCCTGCTGCCGCCCTTCATGCACAACCACGGCTGCTACATCGCCTCGCTGGGCAATGTCGCGCGCTGGCTCGGCGAACAGGCCGAGGCCCTGGGGGTCGAGGTCTATCCCGGCATGGCCGCCAGCCACGTCGTCTGGGAAGAGGGCACCGGCCGGGTGAAGGGCGTCGTCGCGGGGGTCTTCGGCATCGACCGCGAGGGCAAGCCGACCGGCGACTTCCAGCCGGGCATCGAACTGCACGGAAAATATGTCTTCATCGCCGAGGGCGTTCGCGGCTCCCTGGCCAAGACCATCATCGCCAAGCACAGGCTCCAGGACGGCAAGTCGCCCCAGAAATACGGCATCGGCCTGAAGGAGCTGTGGCAGGTGCCCGCCGAACAGCATCAGCCCGGCCTGGCCCAGCACACCACCGGCTGGCCGCTGGACGAACACACCGGCGGCGGCAGCTTCCTGTACCATTTCGGCGACCGCTACGTGGCCATCGGCTATGTGGTGCACCTGAACTACAAGAACCCGTTCCTGTCGCCGTTCGACGAGTTCCAGCGCTTCAAGCACCACCCGTCCATCGCTTCGCATCTGGAGGGCGGCACGCGCATCTCCTACGGCGCCCGGGCGATCACCGAGGGCGGCCTGCAGTCGATTCCGAAGCTGTCGTTCCCCGGCGGCGTCCTGATCGGCTGCTCGGCCGGCTTTGTGAACGTGCCCCGCATCAAGGGCAGCCATAATGCGATGAAGACCGGCATGCTGGCCGCCGACGCCGCCTATGACGCCGTTCAGGCCGGGCGCGGCGGCGACGAACTGGTCGAATACCAGACCGCCTTCGAAAAGAGCTGGGTCCACAAGGAGCTGTCCCTGGTCAGGAACGCCAAGCCCCTGCTGTCGAAGTTCGGCACCACCCTGGGCGGGGCGCTGGGCATGTTCGACATGTGGTGCCGCACCCTGCTGGGCGGCTGGTCGCCGATCCCGACGCTGAAGCACGACAAGACCGACGCCGCCTCGACCGAACTGGCGGTCAAGCACAAGCCCATCACCTATCCCAAGCCGGACGGGAAATTGTCGTTCGACAAGCTGTCGTCCGTCTTCATCTCCAACACCAACCACGCCGAGGACCAGCCGGCCCACCTGAAGCTGCTGGACCCGTCCAAGCCGATCCAGGTCAACCTGCCCAAATACGGCGAACCGGCCCGGCTGTACTGCCCGGCGGGCGTCTATGAGGTCGTCTATGCGGACGAGGTCGCCAAGACCGATCCGCGCTTCGTCATCAACGCCCAGAACTGCGTCCACTGCAAAACCTGCGACATCAAGGATCCGTCGCAGAACATCGTCTGGGTCACGCCCGAAGGCGGCGGCGGCCCGAACTATCCGAACATGTGACGCAACACCGGCGCTGGGGTCATAGCCAGCGCCGGATCGTCTCCATGACGACGGCCAGTCGCGCCTCGTCCAGCCGGCCGATCCTTTCGGCGGCTGAGGCTTCAATAGTGGCGATCTTCGAGGGGCGCACGACCGAAGGGGCGGGCAGCCCTGCCTCCCCGTAACGGTCCTCCAGGTCCAGATCATCGGGCCAGCGTCGGTTGGCGGCGCTGGTGATCATCACCACCCAGATCAAACCGGCCTGATCGCCGATCCCGCCTGCGGACACCACCAATCCCGGCCGATGCTGGCGGGTGTTGCGGTCGGTATAGGGAAAGGGGATGCGGACGACGTCGCCGCGTTCAAAGTCCGGCATAGGCCTTGCGGTCCGCCTCGCTGTCCCATTCCTCGAAGGTCGCAAAGGGATCGTCGGCCGCCGTTTTGCGCGCCTTTTTCAACAGAACCCGTTCTCCCTCGATCTCGTAGATCAGCTCGTCGCCGTCCTGCAGTTTCAAGGCGGCGCGCACCGGCTGGGGGATGGTGGTCTGGGCCTTGGACGTCAGGCGGCTTGTGATCATCATCGCCTCGGTAAGGATTTTCCTTACGATACGCCGTCGCCCGCCCTCGTCAACCATCTGTCCTCTTGCGGGGGCAGGGGAAACCGTGAAGGGTCGCGGCATGATCGCCTCCCGTTCGCGCCTGCTCGCCGCCTCCCTGACCGTCCTCGCCCTGGCCCTGGCCCAGGGGGCGGCGGCGCAGGACATGGGCCCCGCTTCGGCGCCCGCCAATCCGTCCGACACCCATCCGCCCGCCGTCATACTTGAACCGGACCAGGTTCAGGAGGCCGCGCCGTTCGAGGACGAACCGGAAGACGGCGCGCCCCAGACGCCCGAGGGCGATGTCCCGCCCCATATCGTCATCGCCGACGACCCGGCCGAGCCCGCCATTCCCGAGGTCTGGGCGCCGGTCCCGCTGAACGCCCAGGGCCGCAGCGCCTATGGCCTGTACCTGGCCGGCAAACTGGCCCTGATGACGGGCGAGGGGGCCAAGGGCGCCGATTGGCTGGCCCAGGCCGCGGCCCTGACGCCCGAACAGCCCCGCGTGCGCGAACAGGCCTTCACCTCGGCCCTGCTCAGCGGCGATCTGGACGTGGCGGGCCGACTGGCGCCGACCGCCGACGCCGCGCCCGCCTTCACCGAGATCGGCCGGCTGATCTCGGCCGTCCAGACCTTCGTCCACGGCGACGCCCGCGCCGCCAACGCCGCCCTGGTCGCCCGGCCCATCGCCGCGCCGCACAGCCGCGCCGGTCTGATGGTCGCGCCCTGGATCGCGGCGGCCGCCGGCGACTGGACCCGCGCCCTGGCCGCGCCTCCGGCCCAGGGCGACGTCCTGACCCTGGCCTTCGCCCGCCAGAACCGGGCCCTCCTGCTGGAGAAGCGCCGCAACTACGCCGAGGCGGAGGCCGAGCTTAAGGCCCTGTCCGACATGCCGACCATCGGCGCCCTGTTCCACCGCCCCTATGGCGAGTTCCTGGAGCGACGCGGCAAGCGGGACGAGGCCCTGGCCGTCTATCAGGCGGCGATGCAAGGCCAGCAGGTCGATCTGGCCACCGCCCGCGCCCTGGCGCGGCTTCAGGCCGGCGGCCGCGCGCCGGCGGCGCCCGACTTCCGCCAGGGCGCGGCCCAGGCCCTGACCACGGCGGCGGCCCAGGCCGTGGCCGAGCGCGGCAATGAGTTCGCGGTGGTCTATCTGCGCCTGGCCCTGAACCTGAAAGAAGACGCCGCCACCCAGATTCAGCTGGCCCAGGTGCTGGACCGGGTCGGGCTGAAGGCCGCCGCCCGCACCGCCCTGTCGCGCGTCGGGCCGGAGGATCCGGTGCTGTACGCCAACGCCCGCGCCCAACTGGCGCTGAATCTGGAAGAGGACGGTCAGTCGCAGGCCGCCCTGACCGAGCTGCGCGCCGCCGCGGCCGCCGAGCCTGACGATCCCCGTATCGCCCTGGTCATGGCCAGCCAGCTGATGCAGCTGGAGCAGTATGAGGCGGCCCTGGCCCTGTTGAGCGGCCCGCTGCTGAACACGGCGACCCAGGGCGCCCAGATCCATTTCCTGCGCGGCGCCGCCCTGGAATCCCTGGACCGCATCCCCGAGGCCGAGGCGGAGCTGTGGGCCGCGCATCTGGCCGATCCGAACAACGCCAACACCCTGAACTATCTGGGCTATCTCTGGGTGGACAAGGGGCTGCGCGTCGATCAGGGCGCGGGCCTTCTGGCCCAGGCCTACGCCATGGAGCCCGAGAACGGCAACATCCAGGACTCCCTGGGCTGGGCCCAGTTCAAACAGGGCTATTTCGACACCGCCGTCGTCACTCTGGAGGAGGCGGTCGACAAGGAGCCCGCCAATCCCGAGATCAACGACCACCTCGGCGACGCCTATTGGCGGGTGGGCCGCCAGCGCGAGGCGGTCTGGCTGTGGAACCGCGTCCTGAGCCTGGATCCCGAGCCCGAGCGCAAGGCCGAGGTCGAGCGCAAGATCGCCAACGGCCTGGACGACGCGGCGCCCGCGACCGGCGGGTCGCACTAGGCCTCATGTCCGCGCTCACGGCCCTGGCTCCGGCCAAGATCAATCTGTTCCTGCACGTCGGCCCGGTGGACGCCGATGGCTATCATCCGCTGTCCAGCCTGGTCGCCTTCGCCGATGTCGGCGACCGGGTGACGGTCGAACCGGCGGCGCGGCTGTCCCTGACCGTGACCGGCCCGTTCGGCGCGGGCCTGGCGGCCGAGGGCGACAATCTGATCCTGCGCGCCCTTCGAACCCTGGGCGAGGCGACCGGCGCAGGCGAACCGCCGCTGAGGGTCACGCTGGACAAGCGCCTGCCCATCGCCGCCGGCCTGGGCGGGGGCTCGTCCGATGCCGGGGCGACGTTGAAGCTGGCGCGTCAGGCTCTGGGGCTGGACCTCGACGATGCGACGCTGGAGGCCGTGGCGGGGGTGATCGGCGCCGACGGCCCCATGTGCCTGCGGATGCGCACCGCCTGGGCCGAGGGCCGGGGCGACGTCCTGACCGACGAGCCGCGCCTGCCGCCGCTCCACGCCGTCCTGTTCAATCCGGGCGTTCCGTCGCCCACCGGCGCCGTCTACCGGGCCTATGACGCCAGTCCGCCGCGCGCCGCCGACCGGCCTGCGCCGCCTGCCGACTGGAGCCCCGCGGCCGTCGTCGACTGGCTGGCCGGCCTCCGCAACGATCTTCAGCCGCCCGCCGAGGCCCTGACCCCGGCCATAGCCGACGGGATTCAGGCGGTGGCGGCGACGCCCGGCGTGGCCCTGGCGCGCATGTCCGGCTCGGGCGCCACCGTCTTCGGCCTGTGCCGGTCCAGCGCGGACGCGACCGCCGCCGCCGCCGCTCTGTCCGCCGCCCATCCGGCCGCCTGGGTCGCCGCAACCCGGCTCGCCGCCGCCTGAGCCATAAATCCCCAGCGCGTGTTGAAGCGCGCGGCGCCGGGCCCTATGGTCCGCCGTCCTTTTTCCAGCCCCTCCCGAGCCCGATTTGACCACCTCGACCGAGCCGCTCGCCTTCCAGGATCTGATCCTGACCCTGCACCGCTATTGGGGCGAGCAGGGCTGCGCCATTCTCCAGCCCTATGACATCGAGGTCGGGGCCGGCACGCTGCACCCCGCCACCGTGCTGCGCGCGCTCGGCTCAAAGCCGTGGAAGGCCGCCTATGTCCAGCCCAGCCGCCGCCCCGGCGACGGCCGCTATGGCGAAAACCCGAACCGCCTCCAACACTATTACCAATACCAGGTCATTCTGAAACCGAACCCGGACAATCTTCAGGAACTGTACCTGGGGTCGCTGGCGGCGATCGGGATCGATCCGAAGCTGCACGATATCCGCTTCGTCGAGGACGACTGGGAGAACCCGACCGTGGGGGCCTGGGGCCTGGGCTGGGAGGTCTGGTGCGACGGGATGGAGGTGACCCAGTTCACCTATTTCCAGGGCGTCGGCGGCATCGAGGTGGACGTCGTCTCGGGCGAGCTGACCTACGGGCTGGAGCGTCTGGCCATGTATGTCCAGGGCGTGGACAACGTCTATGATCTGAAGTTCACCAAGGAAGGCCTGACCTATGGCGAGGTCTTCCTGGAGAACGAGCGCCAACAGTCGGAAGCCAATTTCCACGGCTATGACGTGGACGGGCTGAAGCGCCGGTTCGAGGACATGGTGTCGGAGGTTTCGCGACTGCTGGACATGACCGGACCCCAGGGCCAGCCCCTGGTCCTGCCGGCCTATGACCAGGTGCTGAAGGCCAGCCACCTGTTCAACCTGATGGACGCCCGCGGCGCCATCGCCGTCGCCGAGCGCCAGAGCTACATCGGCCGCATCCGCGAACTCTGCAAAGCCTGCGCCCTCGCTTACGTTGAACAAGAGCGGAAAACCGCCTGATGCCCCAACTCCTCCTCGAAATCTTCTCCGAAGAAATCCCCGCCCGCATGCAGCAGGGCGCCGCGCGCGACCTTGAGCGCATGGTCTCCGACCGGCTCAAGGCCGCCGGCCTGACCTGGGACGCCCTGACGACCTACGCCGGGCCGCGCCGCCTGACCCTGGTCATCGACGGTCTGCCCGCCGCCACGCCCGACCGCGAGGAAGAGGTCAAGGGCCCGCGCGCCTCGGCCCCGGAACAGGCGCTGGAAGGCTTCCTGCGCAAGACCGGCCTGACCCGCGATCAACTGACCGAGCGTGACGGTGTCCTGTTCGCCGTCCTGTCGTCCAAGGGCCGGGCCACCACCGATCTGGTCGCCGAGACGGTGGACCAGGTCATCCGCACCTTCCCCTGGCCCAAGTCGATGCGCTGGGGCTCCGGAACCCTGCGCTGGGTCCGTCCGATCAAGCGCATCCTGTGCCTGTTCGACGGCAAGGTGGTCCCGTTCGAGATTGACGGGATCCCATCCGACGCGATCACCGAGGGCCACCGCTTCCTGGGCTCGGGCCAGTTGCTGAAGGTCAGCGACTTCGTCGACTACCGCACCCAGCTGGAACAGAATTTCGTGCTGCTGGACGTGGCCGACCGCAAGCTGCGCATCCTCGATCAGGCCAAGGCCGCCTGCGCCGCCAAGGGCCTGGTCCTGGTCGACGACGACGGCCTGCTGGACGAGGTGGCGGGCCTGGCCGAATGGCCGACCCCGATCCTGGGCGACATGGACCCGCAGTTCCTGGCCCTGCCGCCCGAGGTCGTGCGCCTGTCGATGAAGGTGCACCAGAAGTATTTCGCCGTCCGCGATCCGTCGAAGGACGGCCTGGCTCCCAACTTCCTGGTCGTCGCCAATGTCGAGGCGACCGACGGCGGCAAGGCCCTGGCCGCCGGCAACAGCCGCGTCCTGTCCGCCCGCCTGAACGACGCCCGCTTCTTCTGGGACGAGGACCAGAAGGTCGGCTTCGACGCCTGGAACGCCAAACTGTCCGGCGTCACCTTCCACGCCAAACTGGGCTCCTTGGCCGACCGGGTCGAACGCATCGCGGCGCTTGCCCGCGAGATCGCCCCCTTGGTCGGCGCCGACCCCGACGAAGCCGAGACCGCCGCCCGCCTGTCCAAGGCCGACCTGCTGTCGGGCATGGTCAGCGAATTCCCGGAACTGCAGGGCGTGATGGGCGGCTATTACGCCCGCCTGGCCGGCAATTCCGACGCCGTCGCCGACGCCGTCCGCGACCACTACAAGCCGCAAGGCCCCGCCGACACGGTCCCGACCGCGCCCGTCACGGTCGCCGTCGCCCTGGCCGACAAGCTGGACACCCTGGTCGGCTTCTTCGCCATCGACGAAAAGCCCACGGGGTCTAAGGATCCGTTCGCGCTCCGGAGAGCGGCGTTGGGGGTGATCCGGTTGGTGCTGGAGAATGGGGTGCGGGCATCTCTGGGCGCGCTATTAGCGGCTTTTGTGAACTCGGTTCTCCGCGCTCATGAAATGCACAAACTGTCAGACTGGCTTGTCGATTTAAACGAGACGCCAAGTCTCGATGGATTGAAACGGCTCGCCAGCGCTACCGCTCGCTTAGGTTACGTGGCCGGATTTGCCGGGCTTACAAATGAAGAAGCTGCTCTGGTTGCTCGATCAGATAGCATTGTTGCTCAAGAATATTTCAAAGATGCTGCTTGGATTGATCGTCTCGACACCTACTTGGTTTGGCGAGGGCTCGAAGATGATCTCTCTCGCTATCCAGATGATGAGTTCGTGGAGAGCCGCACACGAGACTGGACAGGTTTTGATCTCGAACTTCAAGCTTGGGTTCAGGGCTTAGTCGGCGATTTGGTCGCCTTCTTCGCCGATCGCCTGACCGTCCTCCTCCGCGACCAGGGCCAGCGCCACGACCTCGTCGCCGCGGTCTTCGCCCTGGGCGACGACGACCTCGTCCGCATCGTGCGCCGGGTCGAGGCCCTGGCCGCCTTCCTCGCCACCGACGACGGGGCCAATCTCCTGGCCGGCTACAAGCGCGCCTCCAACATCCTCCGCGCGGAGGAGAAGAAGGGACCGGTTCCGACCGGCATGGTCCAGACCGGCCTGCCGAACCAGCCCGAGCCCGAGACCGTCCTGGCCTTCGCCGTCGGCGCCGCCCGCACCGCCGTCGAGGCCGCGCTGGAGACCGAGGACTTCGCCGCCGCCATGACCGCCCTGGCCCGTCTGCGCGCGCCGGTGGACCGGTTCTTCGAGGACGTGCTGGTCAACTCCGACGTGCCCGCCGAACGCGACAACCGCCTGAAACTGCTGGGCCAGGTGCGCGACGTGATGGGCCAGGTCGCGGACTTCGGCCAGATCGCCGGCTGATCTCCCGTCTCCTCTCCGCTGTGCGGGGAGGAGACGACGACTCGGGCGGGGTGAAGGCCGCGAAGGCCTTGCCCTCTCAATTCCGCCTGTCCGGTTCCAGGGATTCCAATGGCTTGCAACAATCTTGCCCACCTGATCCCGGCGCCCTCCAAAACCATGCGATCCTGGTTTCGCCTCCGGCCCGGGGGCGGGGCAGGGGGATTTCAGACTAATTAGACTCTTTAGACGGTGTTTTTTCGACGCCGAGTCTGAATCCGGACGACTCGACCGCCCTGTCGGCGCCCCGGCGACCGCTGTTTTCCGCCCACAGGCGCATCCGACCCCCAAGGAAACCGGTTTCGTGCTCACGCTTTGTTACATGCGCCATGGTCAAGCCGGTTTCGCCACGCTAGTCATGCCGCGTGCGAGCGGGGCGAACCCGCCGGACCTTATACAAAGCTCAGGGACTGCAAGATGACTCAGTGGGTGTACGGCTTCGGCGGAGGCTCCGCCGACGGCGATGCGTCGATGAAGAACCTTCTCGGCGGAAAGGGCGCCAATCTGGCGGAAATGTCTTCGCTGGGTCTGCCCGTCCCGCCGGGCTTCACCATCACCACAGAGGTCTGCACCCACTATTACGCCAACGGCGAGACCTATCCCGCCGATCTGGAAGCCCAGGTGAAGACCGCCCTGGACAAGGTCGAGGCGATCGTCGGCAAGACCTTCGGCGACGTGAACAATCCCCTGCTGGTCTCGGTCCGTTCGGGCGCCCGCGCCTCGATGCCGGGCATGATGGACACGGTGCTGAACCTGGGCCTGAACGACCAGACGGTCGAGGGTCTGGCCAGGCTGTCGGGCGACCGGCGCTTCGCCTTCGACAGCTACCGCCGCTTCATCACCATGTATTCGAACGTGGTGCTGGGCCTCAGCCACGACGATTTCGAGGAGGTGCTGGACGCCCACAAGGACCGGCTGGGCGTCAGCGTCGACACCGACCTGAAGGCCGAGGACTGGGAGCGGGTCGTCGAGGACTACAAGGCCGTGGTCGAACGCGAACTGGGCCATCCCTTCCCGCAGGACCCGCGCGACCAGATGTGGGGCGCGGTCGGCGCCGTCTTCGCCAGCTGGATGAACGAGCGGGCCAAATTCTATCGCCGCATGCACGACATCCCCGAAAGCTGGGGCACGGCCGTCAGCGTCCAGTCGATGGTGTTCGGCAATATGGGCGAGACCTCGGCCACCGGCGTGGCCTTCACCCGCAACCCCTCGACCGGCGAGGCGCGGCTGTATGGCGAGTTCCTGATCAACGCCCAGGGTGAAGACGTGGTCGCGGGCATCCGCACGCCGCAAAGCCTGACCAAGATCGGCCGCGAGGAGATGGGCGAGACCGCCCCCTCGATGGAAGAGGCCATGCCCGAGGTGTTCGGCCAGTTCGTCGAGGTGGTGAACAAGCTGGAGAGCCATTACCGCGACATGCAGGACATCGAGTTCACGGTCGAACAGGGCCGGCTCTGGATGCTGCAGACCCGCAACGGCAAGCGCACCGCCAAGTCGGCGCTGAAGGTCGCCGTCGATCTGGCGGCCGAGGGTGTGATCACCCAGGAGGAAGCCATCAGCCGGGTTGAGCCCTCCGCGCTCGATCAACTGCTGCACCCGACCCTGGACCCCGAGGCCGCCCGCACCGTGGTCGCCGCCGGCCTGCCCGCCTCGCCCGGCGCGGCGACAGGCAAGATCGTGTTCGACGCCGACGAGGCCGAGCGCCTGGCCGGTCTGGGCGAGGCGGTCATCCTGGTGCGCGAGGAGACGAGCCCCGAGGACATCCACGGCATGCACGCCGCCCGCGGCATCGTCACGGCGCGCGGCGGCATGACCAGCCACGCCGCCGTGGTGGCGCGCGGCATGGGCCGGGCCTGCGTCTCCGGCGCCGGGGAGATCCATATCGACGAGGCCAAGGGCGTCTTCACCGCCCGCGGCCGCACCTTCAAGGCCGGCGAGATCATCACCATCGACGGGTCGAAGGGCGAGGTGCTGGACGGCGCCGTGGCCATGATCGAGCCGGAACTGACCGGCGACTT is a window encoding:
- a CDS encoding uracil-DNA glycosylase, whose product is MNAQPHDIAAVESLLAFWRDAGVDACYGDAPVDHTHLAPPPALKAVQKATASVVMPLAGPSAQDALAEARRLATGASTLQDLAAAVAAFEGCPLRGMGASQSVFGRGNPNAPVMVIGEGPGADEDRLGQPFVGRAGKLLDRMLAAAGLTDKVFITNTVFWRPPGNRTPTPQEQAVCAPFVERAFALLQPKAVLLLGAAAAKSVLQTEDGIMKMRGQWREWRLAEGGVSAPALPTLHPAFLLRQPQAKRQVWADLLAFAAKLDGSG
- a CDS encoding electron transfer flavoprotein-ubiquinone oxidoreductase, with protein sequence MEYDVVVVGGGPAGLSAAIRLKQRAEKDGKEITVAVLEKGAEVGGHILSGAVIDPKALNELFPDWKDRGAPLETPVTRDKFLLLGPQGSASLPMPLLPPFMHNHGCYIASLGNVARWLGEQAEALGVEVYPGMAASHVVWEEGTGRVKGVVAGVFGIDREGKPTGDFQPGIELHGKYVFIAEGVRGSLAKTIIAKHRLQDGKSPQKYGIGLKELWQVPAEQHQPGLAQHTTGWPLDEHTGGGSFLYHFGDRYVAIGYVVHLNYKNPFLSPFDEFQRFKHHPSIASHLEGGTRISYGARAITEGGLQSIPKLSFPGGVLIGCSAGFVNVPRIKGSHNAMKTGMLAADAAYDAVQAGRGGDELVEYQTAFEKSWVHKELSLVRNAKPLLSKFGTTLGGALGMFDMWCRTLLGGWSPIPTLKHDKTDAASTELAVKHKPITYPKPDGKLSFDKLSSVFISNTNHAEDQPAHLKLLDPSKPIQVNLPKYGEPARLYCPAGVYEVVYADEVAKTDPRFVINAQNCVHCKTCDIKDPSQNIVWVTPEGGGGPNYPNM
- a CDS encoding type II toxin-antitoxin system PemK/MazF family toxin; translation: MPDFERGDVVRIPFPYTDRNTRQHRPGLVVSAGGIGDQAGLIWVVMITSAANRRWPDDLDLEDRYGEAGLPAPSVVRPSKIATIEASAAERIGRLDEARLAVVMETIRRWL
- a CDS encoding AbrB/MazE/SpoVT family DNA-binding domain-containing protein, which codes for MITSRLTSKAQTTIPQPVRAALKLQDGDELIYEIEGERVLLKKARKTAADDPFATFEEWDSEADRKAYAGL
- a CDS encoding tetratricopeptide repeat protein, which gives rise to MIASRSRLLAASLTVLALALAQGAAAQDMGPASAPANPSDTHPPAVILEPDQVQEAAPFEDEPEDGAPQTPEGDVPPHIVIADDPAEPAIPEVWAPVPLNAQGRSAYGLYLAGKLALMTGEGAKGADWLAQAAALTPEQPRVREQAFTSALLSGDLDVAGRLAPTADAAPAFTEIGRLISAVQTFVHGDARAANAALVARPIAAPHSRAGLMVAPWIAAAAGDWTRALAAPPAQGDVLTLAFARQNRALLLEKRRNYAEAEAELKALSDMPTIGALFHRPYGEFLERRGKRDEALAVYQAAMQGQQVDLATARALARLQAGGRAPAAPDFRQGAAQALTTAAAQAVAERGNEFAVVYLRLALNLKEDAATQIQLAQVLDRVGLKAAARTALSRVGPEDPVLYANARAQLALNLEEDGQSQAALTELRAAAAAEPDDPRIALVMASQLMQLEQYEAALALLSGPLLNTATQGAQIHFLRGAALESLDRIPEAEAELWAAHLADPNNANTLNYLGYLWVDKGLRVDQGAGLLAQAYAMEPENGNIQDSLGWAQFKQGYFDTAVVTLEEAVDKEPANPEINDHLGDAYWRVGRQREAVWLWNRVLSLDPEPERKAEVERKIANGLDDAAPATGGSH
- a CDS encoding 4-(cytidine 5'-diphospho)-2-C-methyl-D-erythritol kinase, with product MSALTALAPAKINLFLHVGPVDADGYHPLSSLVAFADVGDRVTVEPAARLSLTVTGPFGAGLAAEGDNLILRALRTLGEATGAGEPPLRVTLDKRLPIAAGLGGGSSDAGATLKLARQALGLDLDDATLEAVAGVIGADGPMCLRMRTAWAEGRGDVLTDEPRLPPLHAVLFNPGVPSPTGAVYRAYDASPPRAADRPAPPADWSPAAVVDWLAGLRNDLQPPAEALTPAIADGIQAVAATPGVALARMSGSGATVFGLCRSSADATAAAAALSAAHPAAWVAATRLAAA
- a CDS encoding glycine--tRNA ligase subunit alpha; its protein translation is MTTSTEPLAFQDLILTLHRYWGEQGCAILQPYDIEVGAGTLHPATVLRALGSKPWKAAYVQPSRRPGDGRYGENPNRLQHYYQYQVILKPNPDNLQELYLGSLAAIGIDPKLHDIRFVEDDWENPTVGAWGLGWEVWCDGMEVTQFTYFQGVGGIEVDVVSGELTYGLERLAMYVQGVDNVYDLKFTKEGLTYGEVFLENERQQSEANFHGYDVDGLKRRFEDMVSEVSRLLDMTGPQGQPLVLPAYDQVLKASHLFNLMDARGAIAVAERQSYIGRIRELCKACALAYVEQERKTA
- the glyS gene encoding glycine--tRNA ligase subunit beta, which encodes MPQLLLEIFSEEIPARMQQGAARDLERMVSDRLKAAGLTWDALTTYAGPRRLTLVIDGLPAATPDREEEVKGPRASAPEQALEGFLRKTGLTRDQLTERDGVLFAVLSSKGRATTDLVAETVDQVIRTFPWPKSMRWGSGTLRWVRPIKRILCLFDGKVVPFEIDGIPSDAITEGHRFLGSGQLLKVSDFVDYRTQLEQNFVLLDVADRKLRILDQAKAACAAKGLVLVDDDGLLDEVAGLAEWPTPILGDMDPQFLALPPEVVRLSMKVHQKYFAVRDPSKDGLAPNFLVVANVEATDGGKALAAGNSRVLSARLNDARFFWDEDQKVGFDAWNAKLSGVTFHAKLGSLADRVERIAALAREIAPLVGADPDEAETAARLSKADLLSGMVSEFPELQGVMGGYYARLAGNSDAVADAVRDHYKPQGPADTVPTAPVTVAVALADKLDTLVGFFAIDEKPTGSKDPFALRRAALGVIRLVLENGVRASLGALLAAFVNSVLRAHEMHKLSDWLVDLNETPSLDGLKRLASATARLGYVAGFAGLTNEEAALVARSDSIVAQEYFKDAAWIDRLDTYLVWRGLEDDLSRYPDDEFVESRTRDWTGFDLELQAWVQGLVGDLVAFFADRLTVLLRDQGQRHDLVAAVFALGDDDLVRIVRRVEALAAFLATDDGANLLAGYKRASNILRAEEKKGPVPTGMVQTGLPNQPEPETVLAFAVGAARTAVEAALETEDFAAAMTALARLRAPVDRFFEDVLVNSDVPAERDNRLKLLGQVRDVMGQVADFGQIAG